Proteins encoded in a region of the Antedon mediterranea chromosome 2, ecAntMedi1.1, whole genome shotgun sequence genome:
- the LOC140040065 gene encoding uncharacterized protein isoform X3 — translation MAPVENGPTSAETLASKEVTGVNHESLVDLKVNFYCDCCKQQFYKRADFDNHKTATGHNKCGNASKVSQVCCFKTEVKTRKELRELEKEKAKFLSSGGSLTTSKIPVKEVTAQKSTPDTNDVEKTSKYQEDKEVDKEVVKQEKGKELARKRLKTFPQNANTSSKGQGDAAAQKSSQITFTLKKTMMRITPTEDQLHTSSPTKESKIKSVVVKPPVGDKVHIIRKSKEELLESADSVKTVGGIVPIGTKSCQIKVLNDPVEKSDNEQKGKSKENQQGSGESNSKDSNENAATNSATAANTSDCNTSNNTATNGGSGDGEENEDKDKKTSSGGGPAEGNIENEDDIDGKDKNSTDEVNDNAEKEWKPCRKDGFLQVLNKDESTILQWPLDMVSYTKVEPSICYSCNPLHFQFRKPGSKTGEAENKTEDSVLESNSHIKVPLLVPRQVMTKSNSQDNNVINEDSINVETSTEKKHKKKKRKKKSSRKGGQDGEGEKTSSKRKSKKKGSRKRKRDKSKDSKSGDKDSSKPGHHSGDNYSDEYTEDEHYSKRRRSKSSSKDKSRKRHRSFSSDDRSSDDEYREKKSRMSSTRKDDDYENVSHRSRSSRDRSRRYSSDSDSDRSRSRSRRSRRHSRSRSYSRSYSRSRSRTRSRSHSRSPRRSSRGKSGNVKEFREALKEQARANAAGKTVPLKEKKGGITAAGIQQQIAAGGHTIPTTTTIISDMDNKKDSSKQTNSGDGKNKVNNSNTSNSESHDNNTESVDENFEDAIHPEGLSEEEIQRRKESFKRPGPPAPKAKKPVAHPHSVAAALYNIQNPEEICHEQTAGASTSSDAGPSEEQTEVSAETESPAVIQEMIPPEDIEKYRRLQEQARLHVQQKMIASGEIPPPPPPEAHASMEREALSPSQQSVLLQNHPHLINGEVLHQAIGSPLLSPAIPGFMPGPHTPSPPPSSQQLLTSGVLPAGFASIRGLHPGGMPLSLSAGGFPLGAIPTGAFHPGGGIPAGLMAGGGIPAGLMAGGAIPAGLMAGGAMPAGLMAGGAMPAGVMAGGALPAGAIPAGAIPAGAFQAGGLQAGGIPGVLPAGLYPAGAFPAGALTAGSIPNSAIQHGGHPSGAVPFGAYPAGAIPAGAIPLGLLPQGALPGTVHAGAMQRPGMQRLALPPGAVVVSGMSPGMHLPLEAVTGPRIVQAGALPRTALQANALPKGIVKAGSLPRGMISVASLPRGSVPSDTLPRGIINTSALSQRLIPARTIQTAGGLRPGTLPSRAVLANAFPRGMIPAGALPRGVLQAGGFPPDAVHLEALSRQMNPGQQIPFGSQVRMIVPGRPGLVAASQGRFPGMAPQVAFRHLQPGVPRFAGAQPQFGVQQPRFVVPQQQEGQVRMPNLVGKPFIKTAPPAKKDGDRQ, via the exons ATGGCACCGGTCGAAAATGGTCCGACATCAGCTGAAACACTGGCTAGTAAAGAG GTGACTGGTGTTAACCATGAATCGCTAGTTGATTTGAAAGTTAATTTTTACTGTGATTGTTGTAAGCAGCAGTTCTATAAGCGTGCTGATTTTGATAACCACAAAACAGCAACTGGTCACAATAAG TGTGGGAATGCATCTAAAGTAAGTCAAGTTTGCTGCTTTAAGACGGAAGTTAAAACCAGAAAAGAATTGCGCGAGTTGGAAAAAGAGAAAGCTAAATTCTTGAGTTCAGGAGGAAG tCTGACTACTTCAAAGATTCCTGTAAAAGAAGTAACTGCACAGAAAAGTACACCAGATACAAACGATGTTGAAAAAACCTCTAAATATCAAGAAGATAAAGAAGTTGATAAAGAAGTTGTTAAACAGGAAAAAGGAAAAGAACTGGCACGTAAACGTCTAAAAACTTTCCCACAGAATGCAAACACGTCTAGTAAAGGCCAGGGAGATGCTGCTGCACAGAAATCATCACAAATAACGTTTACATTGAAGAAAACAATGATGAGAATTACACCAACTGAAGACCAGCTGCATACATCATCACCTACAAAAGAAAGCAAGATTAAATCAGTTGTTGTCAAACCACCAGTTGGTGATAAAGTACATATTATTCGTAAATCTAAGGAAGAACTGTTAGAGTCTGCTGACAGTGTGAAAACTGTTGGAGGAATTGTGCCAATTGGAACAAAATCATGCCAAATTAAGGTGCTGAATGATCCTGTAGAAAAATCTGATAATGAACAGAAAGGTAAAAGTAAGGAGAATCAGCAAGGATCGGGTGAAAGCAACAGTAAAGACTCTAATGAAAATGCTGCAACTAATTCTGCCACAGCTGCTAATACTTCTGATTGTAACACTAGCAACAACACTGCCACAAATGGTGGTTCTGGCGACGGTGAAGAAAATGAGGACAAAGATAAAAAGACTTCTTCTGGTGGAGGCCCAGCTGAGGGAAACATTGAAAATGAAGATGACATAGAtggaaaagataaaaacagtacTGATGAAGTTAATGATAATGCAGAAAAGGAATGGAAACCCTGTCGTAAGGATGGCTTCCTACAAGTCCTTAACAAAGATGAAAGCACTATCTTACAATGGCCTCTTGATATGGTGAGCTATACAAAAGTAGAGCCATCTATATGTTACAGCTGCAATCCACTTCACTTTCAATTCAGAAAACCTGGATCAAAAACTGGTGAAGCGGAAAATAAAACTGAGGACTCTGTTCTTGAAAGTAATAGCCATATAAAAGTGCCGCTGTTGGTTCCAAGGCAGGTTATGACAAAGTCCAATTCTCAAGACAATAATGTAATAAATGAAGATTCCATAAATGTGGAAACGTCTACAGAAAAGaaacataagaaaaaaaagaggAAGAAAAAGTCATCAAGGAAAGGAGGTCAGGATGGTGAAGGAGAAAAAACAAGTTCAAAGCGTAAGAGTAAAAAAAAAGGATCAAGGAAACGAAAGAGGGATAAATCTAAGGATTCGAAAAGTGGAGATAAAGATTCCTCAAAACCTGGTCATCATTCTGGTGATAATTACAGTGATGAGTATACCGAGGATGAACATTACAGTAAAAGAAGAAGGTCTAAAAGTTCATCAAAGGATAAAAGTCGTAAAAGACATCGAAGTTTTTCAAGTGATGATAGGAGCTCAGATGATGAGTATAGAGAAAAGAAGTCTAGAATGAGCAGTACAAGAAAAGATGATGATTACGAGAATGTCAGTCATCGATCAAGAAGTTCTAGAGATCGTTCTAGAAGATATTCATCAGATTCTGACAGCGACCGCTCTAGATCTAGATCGAGACGATCACGTAGGCACAGTCGGAGTCGGTCATACTCGCGTTCATACTCTAGGTCAAGATCGCGTACACGATCACGATCTCATTCCCGATCACCAAGGAGGTCTTCAAGGGGAAAATCTGGTAACGTAAAAGAATTTAGAGAAGCTCTTAAAGAACAAGCTCGTGCTAATGCGGCAGGAAAGACAGTACcattaaaagaaaagaaaggtGGGATCACAGCTGCAGGTATACAGCAACAAATTGCTGCCGGAGGACACACGATTCCAACGACAACTACTATCATTAGTGATATGGATAATAAAAAAGACAGTTCTAAACAAACCAATTCAGGAGATGgtaaaaataaagttaataatagtaatacttcAAATTCTGAATCGCATGACAATAATACAGAAAGTGTCGATGAAAATTTTGAAGATGCAATTCACCCTGAAGGATTATCAGAAGAGGAGATACAACGTCGAAAGGAATCTTTTAAGAGACCCGGACCACCAGCTCCTAAAGCCAAGAAACCAGTTGCTCACCCTCATAGTGTAGCAGCTGCTCTTTATAATATTCAGAATCCAGAAGAAATATGCCATGAACAAACAGCAGGAGCATCAACTTCATCTGACGCTGGTCCTTCAGAAGAACAGACGGAAGTAAGTGCTGAGACAGAATCACCGGCAGTCATCCAAGAAATGATTCCTCCGGAAGACATTGAAAAGTACAGACGTTTGCAAGAACAAGCAAGACTTCATGTACAACAAAAAATGATAGCATCTGGTGAAATTCCACCACCACCCCCTCCTGAAGCACATGCATCAATGGAAAGAGAGGCACTATCACCTTCCCAGCAATCTGTACTACTTCAAAACCATCCACATCTAATTAATGGAGAGGTGTTGCACCAAGCAATTGGTTCGCCTCTCTTAAGTCCAGCTATACCTGGATTTATGCCTGGTCCTCATACACCTTCACCTCCACCATCTTCACAGCAGCTTTTAACGAGTGGTGTACTACCTGCAGGATTTGCTTCAATTCGTGGTTTACATCCGGGTGGAATGCCATTATCATTATCTGCTGGTGGCTTTCCATTAGGAGCAATTCCAACTGGTGCTTTTCATCCAGGAGGGGGGATTCCAGCAGGATTAATGGCAGGAGGGGGGATTCCAGCAGGATTAATGGCAGGAGGGGCGATTCCAGCAGGATTAATGGCAGGAGGGGCAATGCCAGCAGGATTAATGGCAGGTGGAGCAATGCCAGCAGGAGTAATGGCAGGTGGAGCACTGCCTGCAGGCGCTATTCCAGCAGGAGCTATCCCGGCAGGAGCTTTTCAAGCAGGAGGCCTCCAAGCAGGGGGTATTCCAGGTGTTTTACCTGCAGGGCTTTATCCAGCTGGGGCCTTTCCAGCTGGTGCCCTAACTGCTGGTTCTATTCCTAATAGTGCTATTCAACACGGAGGCCATCCTTCAGGAGCGGTACCCTTTGGAGCCTATCCAGCAGGCGCTATACCAGCGGGAGCGATTCCACTTGGATTACTTCCTCAAGGAGCTTTACCAGGAACTGTTCATGCTGGTGCAATGCAAAGACCAGGCATGCAAAGGTTAGCCCTTCCACCTGGTGCTGTCGTAGTTAGTGGAATGTCTCCTGGAATGCATCTCCCATTAGAAGCAGTAACTGGACCTCGTATTGTGCAGGCAGGTGCTTTACCAAGAACAGCCCTACAAGCTAATGCTTTACCAAAGGGTATTGTAAAAGCGGGTTCTTTACCAAGAGGAATGATATCAGTTGCGTCTTTACCAAGAGGTTCCGTACCCTCAGACACGTTGCCTCGTGGGATAATTAACACCAGTGCCTTGTCTCAAAGACTCATCCCAGCAAGAACTATTCAAACAGCAGGAGGTCTCCGTCCAGGGACTTTACCTTCCAGAGCTGTTCTAGCTAATGCTTTTCCTCGAGGTATGATACCTGCTGGAGCATTGCCAAGAGGAGTTCTTCAGGCTGGAGGTTTCCCTCCAGATGCTGTACATCTTGAAGCTCTATCCAGACAAATGAATCCTGGGCAGCAAATACCATTTGGGTCGCAGGTACGCATGATAGTTCCTGGTCGACCTGGTTTAGTTGCAGCTTCCCAAGGTAGATTCCCAGGTATGGCACCTCAGGTTGCTTTTAGACATTTACAACCAGGAGTACCTCGATTCGCAGGTGCTCAACCGCAGTTCGGTGTTCAACAACCAAGGTTTGTTGTACCACAACAGCAAGAAGGCCAAGTACGGATGCCAAACTTAGTCGGTAAACCCTTCATAAAGACGGCCCCTCCAGCAAAAAAAGATGGTGATAGACAATga